The following nucleotide sequence is from Cellulosilyticum sp. I15G10I2.
CTTCATCAATCTCAATAATCATCATGACAAAATCTTTTATCTGTAGGCCATAAAGTTCAAATCCTTCATTGATATCTTCTTCATTAATATTAATTTGAAAGATAATATCATATAACAGTTTTTCTTTTAACAACGGGATGCTTTCTTCAAAGCACTTTTTCAACTTTCGGATTTCGAGCTGATCTTCTTTTTGGTATTTAAGTTCAATCACTGCCCTTTTAATCACTTCACACAATTCTTCTATACTAGAAGGTTTTAAAATATAATCAAATGCCCCTATTTTAATAGCCTCTTGCATATAGGTAAACTCTCTGTAGCCTGATAGAATAATAAACTTACTATGCGGAACAATTTTTTTAGCTCTTTTAATAAGCGTTAAGCCATCTATTTCAGGCATACTGATATCTACAAAAACAATATCCGGTTTTAATTCTTCCATTTTTTCAAGACCATCTACGCCATCCCAAGCTTCACCACATATTTCGCATTGGAATTTTCTCCAATTTATAATATTAATTAACCCTTTACGAATTGTAGGTTCATCATCAATGATTAAAACTTTAAACATTACACTCTCCCCCTTCTAGTAGTTTACTGGAATAGTAAGTTTTATTTTAGTATAACTTTCATACTCACTTTCAATAGTGAGCCCATACTGCTGACCAAAAAACAACTTAATTCTTCCATTAACGTTTTCAAGTCCTATCCCTTTTCTATGTCTCATTAATAAGTAGTCATCGTTTACTTCTTCAAACTTCTTATTAAGCGCAACAAGCTCTTCTTTTTCAATACCTTTACCATTATCTCTCACTTCAATATGAATTGTATTTTCATCTTTTTTTATAGTTAGCTTAATTTCTCCTTTTTTTCTCATTCTATCTACCCCGTGATAGATAGCATTTTCTACTAGAGGCTGTAAAAGCAACTTAGGCACATGAGCGCCCAATACTGTTTCATCAATATCACTCTCATAAGTTAACCTATCACCATAGCGATTTTTCATGATAAGAATGTAGCTGTCTATATATTTAAGTTCCTGTTTGAGAGATATAAGCGGATTTCCTTTTCCAATACTGGCTTCCATAATGGATCCTAGTGAAGTAACCATATCCCTGATTTCAGGGACATTATTTAGCTGCGCCATCCAATTAATTGATTCTAATGTATTAAAAAGAAAGTGTGGATTAATCTGAGCTTGCAGTGCTTTAAGCTCCGCTTCTTTTCTAGTTAATTGCTCTTTATAAACACGATTGACCAAAATATCTATCTCTTTCGTCATTTTATTAAAACATTTACTTAAGTAGCCTAATTCATCACTTCGATCTACAACAACTTCTTGATGAACATTTTCTTCTTCAACTTTTTTAATCCCATCAACTAAACGGTTAATAGGGTCTATAATATCCATTGCCATTAAAATACTAAAAATAGAAAGAATTAAAATAGTGCATATAATAACCATAGTAAACATCAGCCTAAATCTGTCTAGCTCTTCATTAAGTTTACTCAAAGAACTTCTTGTTGTTACAACCCATTCTCCATTATTGACTTTCATATAAGCTAATAATACATTATTCTCTTTATCAATAACATAGTCATATTTGTTGTCATTATCTATTTTCAAAAGACTAGCAAATTGATTTTTGGTATAAGGCATTGTTCCAGTAATCCATACATTGTCTTTTGATAAAATATTAATGTCCTGCATAAACTCTGTGGAAAATTCACTGTAACTACTTTTTAGAAATTCTCTATTAATACAAATCGCCATAAGTCCTGCTTCATTAAAATTATCTACATCATAAATCATACGTATAAGATATAAATTTTTGATATTGCCCTTAATATCTTTATCTGAAAACCATACAGGTTTCTGCCTGGCTATTCTTGCTGTATGTAAAATAGCATCATAAGGAATAACATCTTCAAGACTGGCTCTCCCACTATTAAGATCGTAGGTGTAAAATGTTTTGTTTTTTGAAATAAGTGCAATAGATTGAATTTCTTTTCTTGATAAACAAATTTTTCTTAATAAATTATTAGTGTGCACCCTGGTAGTATAATAACTAAGATCTTTATTGGTGTGTTCGTGGTCATTCAAAGCCTTATAAACATCTGTGTCATAAAGAAGATCTTCTGAAATATCAATTACATTTTTTGAAAAGTCATTTATTCTCAACTCAACCATTTTCAAAGTATCTATTGCATAAGTAATTGATTTTTTTTGTATGATCATTTTAGTGTTTCTATAAAGCATTACACCCATAAATATAAGCGGGATAATAATCTGTATAGAAAACAATAATAATAATTTTTGCTTAATAGACGTCTTTTTGTAGAATTTTAAAAAATAATTAAGCATTTCACGACCTCCACTAAGGATTATTTCTCTTAATTTTATTTGTCATAACCTCTTCTACTTGTTCAAAGACTTCTTCAGGCAAAATTTTGCCTTCTAATACCTGCGGAAACTTTTGAACAACAATATTTTCCCATATTCCCCGATCAATAAAACTATCTACAGGTCCCACCAGTTCTTTCGCATTCTGAACAAGCTCCTCACCTTTTTTTGTCATACTTGCGGTTTCTTTCATATTGCGCGGTAAATTAATATTACTAATAAACCCTGAGTCGTCTGCAAGTAGTTTTGCTGTTTTAACAGCTGTCAATTCTTTCAATAATAAAACACATGCCTCTTTAATTTTTCCATCTTCCCAAGCTTTCTGGCTGATATGAAAAATACCATTGCCGCATCCGTAAATAATGGCACTTTCATGTGCCTTACCACCTTCTATCATAGGGAAAGGTATAATATCGACTGTTGAATCATGACTGCTTAGTGCATTATCGCCAATAAACCAGGATCCTTGAACAATCATAGCAGCTTGTTTATTAATAAAAAGATCATTTCTTGTTTT
It contains:
- a CDS encoding cache domain-containing sensor histidine kinase translates to MLNYFLKFYKKTSIKQKLLLLFSIQIIIPLIFMGVMLYRNTKMIIQKKSITYAIDTLKMVELRINDFSKNVIDISEDLLYDTDVYKALNDHEHTNKDLSYYTTRVHTNNLLRKICLSRKEIQSIALISKNKTFYTYDLNSGRASLEDVIPYDAILHTARIARQKPVWFSDKDIKGNIKNLYLIRMIYDVDNFNEAGLMAICINREFLKSSYSEFSTEFMQDINILSKDNVWITGTMPYTKNQFASLLKIDNDNKYDYVIDKENNVLLAYMKVNNGEWVVTTRSSLSKLNEELDRFRLMFTMVIICTILILSIFSILMAMDIIDPINRLVDGIKKVEEENVHQEVVVDRSDELGYLSKCFNKMTKEIDILVNRVYKEQLTRKEAELKALQAQINPHFLFNTLESINWMAQLNNVPEIRDMVTSLGSIMEASIGKGNPLISLKQELKYIDSYILIMKNRYGDRLTYESDIDETVLGAHVPKLLLQPLVENAIYHGVDRMRKKGEIKLTIKKDENTIHIEVRDNGKGIEKEELVALNKKFEEVNDDYLLMRHRKGIGLENVNGRIKLFFGQQYGLTIESEYESYTKIKLTIPVNY